The following coding sequences are from one Poecilia reticulata strain Guanapo linkage group LG18, Guppy_female_1.0+MT, whole genome shotgun sequence window:
- the LOC103480785 gene encoding protein O-GlcNAcase, producing MEEEKQFLCGVVEGFYGRPWSMDQRKVLFQWMQLWGLNTYLYGPKDDLKHRLLWREVYSPEEEAQLRTLIVEAQSRGLRFVYALSPGQDIVFSSSCDLTLLKRKLKQVSDLGCQAFAILFDDIDHSMCQADSEAFTSFAHAQVTVTNEIYRFLGEPPVFLFCPTEYCGSLCSPSVSKSPYLQTVGEDLLPNITVIWTGSKVISRKLSLDCLAELECVLQRPPLIWDNLHANDYDTRRLFLGPFKGRDPQLKNHLRGLLLNPNCEFEANYIPLHTLGSWFRAEKDYVKDEECEYCPERALTAALHDWMEELNQPLQAGRQSTRADHRASVSSSRTKASDRSDCPSTFRAAHAVAKLPVFPLNSSSPPSSPPMGKVEREGREGDKKRPHQSSQQLPGSRSGAPAGGGRAPGRGLCGGKGLLSEAQVRLLVGLHYLPHEHGPSAQKLLQDLSWLKSNCHLVGANSKKTQPQKVDEWRGRAARFLSLCEDIAQLHCSVVGGANRAVLYDLYPYVWDLRNTALVAKAFICWLDGRVLNDGSNLASWRNCFHWCGKSTGAELLGVDSEPWVFKGGVSGEVQMLLPIGSSSELFTHPPPLFPTSRLYNIRPYHSKDKVELYRMVRQLHLRTQGGQESTVAHPDVIGDRCLGPCLALSPEYSFILEDELGICGCVLGILDVRSFAKRCQASWIPAMRDKYPPKGSSTHSNTQDLVKLMEEDQGEYPDSLLYHFPSQLRLDALPELVDVSVSRTLLTALLTALKANGSQGVFCEVQPTDQQRLEFLTKLGFLEILRGEARSREGVVLGRLL from the exons atggaggaggagaagcagtTCCTTTGTGGGGTGGTGGAAG gTTTCTATGGTCGACCCTGGTCCATGGATCAGAGGAAAGTTCTCTTCCAGTG GATGCAGCTGTGGGGGTTGAACACCTACCTGTACGGCCCCAAAGACGATCTGAAGCACAGACTGCTGTGGAGGGAAGTCTATTCTCCCGAAGAGGAAG CTCAGTTGCGTACTCTTATAGTGGAAGCTCAGTCCCGGGGTCTGAGGTTTGTTTACGCGCTCTCCCCTGGTCAGGACATCGTCTTCTCTTCTTCCTGCGACTTGACGCTGCTCAAACGGAAGCTGAAACAG GTGTCAGACCTGGGGTGCCAGGCGTTCGCCATCCTCTTTGACGACATCGATCACTCCATGTGCCAGGCCGACAGCGAGGCCTTCACTTCATTTGCCCACGCTCAGGTCACAGTAACTAACGAGATTTACCGCTTCTTGGGGGAGCCGCCTGTCTTCCTTTTCTGCCCTACAG AGTATTGCGGTTCTCTGTGCTCCCCAAGTGTGTCAAAATCTCCCTACCTGCAAACAGTCGGAGAGGACCTGCTACCTAACATAACGGTGATATGGACAG GCAGCAAAGTTATCTCCAGGAAACTGTCCTTAGACTGCCTTGCCGAGTTGGAGTGTGTCCTCCAGCGGCCCCCGCTGATCTGGGACAACCTGCACGCCAACGACTATGATACCCGACGTCTCTTCCTGGGGCCTTTCAAGGGTCGCGACCCTCAGCTAAAGAACCACCTGAGGGGTCTGCTGCTCAATCCCAACTGCGAATTCGAAGCCAATTACATCCCACTGCATACTCTGGGAAGCTGGTTCAGAGCTGAAAAAGATTACGTAAAAG ACGAGGAGTGTGAATACTGTCCAGAGAGAGCTTTAACTGCTGCACTTCATGACTGGATGGAAGAACTTAATCAACCTCTGCAAGCAG GTCGGCAGAGCACAAGAGCAGACCACCGGGCCTCCGTCTCCTCATCGCGTACCAAAGCTTCTGACAGGTCCGACTGTCCCTCCACCTTCAGAGCCGCGCACGCTGTGGCCAAACTCCCCGTCTTCCCACTCAACTCCAGCTCTCCACCCTCATCCCCTCCTATGGGCAAAGTGGAGAGAGAGGGGCGAGAAGGGGACAAAAAGAGGCCACACCAATCAAGTCAGCAACTTCCGGGATCGAGGTCGGGCGCGCCCGCAGGTGGGGGCCGGGCGCCGGGTCGTGGGCTCTGTGGCGGGAAGGGCCTACTGAGCGAGGCCCAGGTGCGGCTGCTCGTCGGCCTCCACTACCTCCCCCATGAGCACGGCCCTTCGGcgcagaagctgctgcaggaccTCAGCTGGCTAAAGTCAAACTGCCACCTGGTCGGTGCGAACAGCAAGAAGACGCAGCCTCAGAAG GTTGATGAGTGGCGTGGGCGGGCCGCCAGGTTCCTGTCTCTGTGCGAAGACATAGCCCAGCTCCACTGCAGCGTAGTGGGCGGGGCTAACAGGGCCGTGCTCTATGACCTTTACCCTTATGTGTGGGACCTGAGGAACACAGCTCTGGTGGCAAAGGCCTTCATATGCTGGCTGG ACGGACGAGTGCTGAATGACGGCTCCAACCTCGCCTCCTGGAGGAACTGTTTCCACT ggtgTGGGAAATCCACAGGAGCAGAGCTGCTGGGAGTGGACTCAGAGCCATGGGTGTTCAAAGGGGGGGTGTCTGGGGAGGTGCAG ATGCTCCTCCCGATAGGCAGCAGCAGTGAACTTTTCACTCATCCCCCTCCTCTCTTTCCTACCTCTCGTCTCTACAACATCAGGCCCTATCACAGCAAAGACAAG GTGGAGCTGTACCGGATGGTCCGCCAGCTTCACCTGAGGACTCAGGGTGGACAGGAGTCCACCGTGGCTCATCCAGATGTCATTGGAGACAG ATGTCTTGGCCCATGTCTGGCCCTGAGCCCTGAGTACAGCTTCATCCTGGAAGATGAGCTCGGCATTTGCGGCTGCGTGCTGGGCATCCTAGACGTCCGCTCCTTCGCGAAGCGATGCCAGGCCAGCTGGATTCCTGCCATGAGAGATAAATACCCACCCAAAGGGAGCagcacacactcaaacacacag GACTTGGTGAAACTGATGGAGGAGGACCAGGGCGAGTACCCGGACTCGCTCCTCTACCACTTCCCCTCTCAGCTGCGGCTGGACGCGCTGCCCGAGCTGGTGGACGTCAGCGTCAGCCGAACCCTGCTCACCGCCCTGCTCACTGCGCTCAAGGCCAACG gttCTCAGGGTGTCTTCTGTGAGGTGCAGCCTACAGATCAGCAGAGGCTGGAGTTCTTAACCAAACTGGGCTTCCTGGAGATCCTCAGAGGAGAAGCCAGGAGCAGAGAGGGCGTGGTGCTCGGACGGCTGCTCTGA